The following proteins are encoded in a genomic region of Gossypium hirsutum isolate 1008001.06 chromosome D05, Gossypium_hirsutum_v2.1, whole genome shotgun sequence:
- the LOC107904134 gene encoding UDP-glycosyltransferase 76B1, whose translation MKLKGRGSVILFPLPFQGHINPMLQLANILHERGFSISIIHTRFNSPNPLNYPLFRFYPIPDGLSENHVISSDPNRIVAFVKFLNSNCQTPLRDCLAKLISTSLEDEDPIACLVTDALWYSTQAVADDLKLPRIVLRTSNVSSFIVLSSMSLLFEKGYLPLQDSVAEMEVPELPQFRFKDIAMLEASDRESFLQFIEILVQETKASSGIILNSCEDLEQEFLSKLSLLFPIPVFLIGPFHKYFPASSSSLLPQDRTCISWLDKQQPNSVIYVSFGSVAAIEEADFLEVAWGLANSMQAFLWVVRPGLVQGSEWLELLPNGFLEMVGERAHIVKWAPQQEVLAHPSTGAFWTHCGWNSTLESLCEGVPMICQPSFGDQKIDSRFVSHVWRVGVHLEFKIERGEIERAIRRLMVEPEGQEMRERIKLIKDKINLCLKLGGSSYKSLDNLVSYILSM comes from the exons ATGAAACTGAAGGGTCGTGGATCAGTGATACTGTTTCCTTTGCCATTTCAAGGCCATATAAATCCCATGCTTCAGCTTGCAAACATCCTCCATGAAAGAGGTTTTTCCATTTCCATAATCCACACTCGCTTTAATTCTCCTAACCCTTTAAACTACCCTCTTTTCAGATTCTATCCCATTCCCGATGGATTATCTGAAAACCATGTCATTTCTTCGGATCCTAATCGTATTGTGGCCTTCGTTAAGTTCCTCAACTCCAATTGCCAAACCCCATTGCGCGATtgcttggctaagttgatctccACCAGTTTGGAAGATGAAGATCCCATTGCGTGCTTGGTTACTGATGCTTTGTGGTACTCCACACAAGCTGTCGCTGATGACCTTAAGCTTCCTAGGATTGTGTTAAGGACCAGTAACGTCTCGTCTTTTATTGTTTTGTCCTCCATGTCATTGTTGTTCGAAAAGGGTTACCTTCCGTTGCAAG ATTCTGTGGCAGAAATGGAAGTCCCAGAGCTTCCACAATTCAGATTCAAAGACATAGCAATGCTGGAAGCAAGTGATAGGGAAAGCTTTCTTCAATTCATTGAGATACTAGTTCAAGAAACCAAGGCTTCTTCGGGGATTATATTGAACTCATGTGAAGATCTTGAACAAGAATTTCTATCAAAACTTTCGTTGTTATTTCCCATCCCAGTTTTTCTCATAGGTCCTTTCCACAAGTATTTTCCAGCTTCATCCAGTAGTTTACTGCCTCAAGACAGGACCTGCATATCATGGCTAGACAAACAACAACCCAACTCAGTGATTTATGTTAGCTTTGGAAGCGTAGCGGCTATAGAAGAGGCTGACTTCTTGGAGGTAGCTTGGGGACTGGCCAACAGCATGCAGGCCTTTTTGTGGGTGGTTCGACCGGGGTTGGTCCAGGGCTCCGAATGGCTTGAACTATTACCAAATGGGTTCCTGGAAATGGTAGGGGAAAGAGCCCACATAGTGAAATGGGCTCCCCAACAGGAAGTTCTAGCTCACCCTTCAACGGGAGCATTTTGGACACACTGTGGGTGGAATTCAACACTGGAGAGCTTATGTGAAGGGGTCCCCATGATCTGTCAGCCATCTTTTGGTGACCAGAAGATAGACTCAAGATTTGTAAGCCATGTATGGAGGGTTGGGGTTCATTTGGAATTCAAGATAGAGAGAGGGGAAATTGAGAGGGCAATCAGGAGATTAATGGTGGAACCTGAGGGACAGGAAATGAGAGAGAGGATCAAGTTAATCAAAGACAAGATCAATCTTTGTCTAAAACTTGGAGGTTCATCTTACAAATCTTTGGACAATTTGGTTAGTTACATACTTTCTATGTAG
- the LOC107904135 gene encoding uncharacterized protein produces the protein MEGLPKQSQGVVIDIDREEEEQANQTDNREQEGRCSSSCSSTDEESGTTEIIKERESSMSHEMDLESGVTETKLHLAKMETDCRICHLSLDPNNQESGMPMELGCSCKNDLAAAHKHCAEAWFKIKGNRTCEICGSIARNVAATNETDTVELWNEANDSTATAAPVAIHAAETRNFWQGHRFLNFLLACMVFAFVISWLFHFNVPS, from the exons ATGGAAGGTTTACCAAAACAATCCCAAGGAGTTGTTATTGACATTGATAGAGAAGAAGAAGAGCAAGCAAACCAAACAGATAACAGAGAACAAGAAGGAAGGTGTTCATCTTCTTGTTCATCAACAGATGAAGAATCTGGGACAACTGAGATCATCAAAGAGAGGGAATCTTCCATGTCTCATGAAATGGATCTGGAGTCTGGGGTGACTGAGACCAAGCTACATTTGGCAAAAATGGAGACAGATTGCAGGATTTGCCATCTCAGCTTGGATCCAAATAATCAAGAATCTGGTATGCCTATGGAGTTGGGTTGTTCTTGTAAGAATGATTTGGCCGCTGCACATAAACACTGTGCTGAGGCATGGTTCAAGATTAAGGGTAACAG GACTTGTGAGATTTGCGGATCGATTGCTCGGAATGTTGCTGCCACAAACGAGACGGATACGGTGGAGCTGTGGAATGAGGCAAATGATTCCACAGCAACAGCGGCTCCAGTCGCAATTCATGCTGCGGAGACTCGAAACTTTTGGCAGGGCCATCGGTTTCTAAATTTCCTGCTAGCCTGTATGGTCTTTGCCTTTGTAATCTCCTGGCTCTTTCACTTCAATGTACCCTCTTGA